The following proteins are co-located in the Brevibacillus laterosporus DSM 25 genome:
- a CDS encoding dihydrolipoamide acetyltransferase family protein: protein MATKVLMPQLGESVTEGTITKWLVNVGDVVNKYDPLAEVNTDKVTAEVPSTVSGRIKEIVVPEGETVSVGTLILHIDEGTESASESTDNVEAGLQESATPMPSPVSTGPVSTTSETKGQPERKQRYSPAVMRLAQDNNIDLSLVIGTGLEGRITRKDVQKVIDQGGLPQAANTNKLATTPQPATMAVSTQAPSIPVAQQSNSINTMTASTSSQVSVAAGDQSIPVTPVRKTIASRMVQSKHESPHAWMMVEVDATNLVHFRNSVKDEFKKKEGVSLTFLPFFIKAVVEALKEFPMLNSSWAGDQIIVRKNVNISIAVASEDALFVPVIKDADQKSVYGIAKSIEDLANRARAGKLTMDDMSGGTFTVNNTGSFGSVLSQPIINAPQAAIMSVESIVKRPVVINDMIAVRSMVNLCLSLDHRVLDGLVCGRFLQSVKEKLEAIGPETKVY from the coding sequence ATGGCAACGAAAGTACTCATGCCACAATTGGGCGAGAGCGTTACAGAAGGTACCATCACTAAATGGCTTGTAAATGTGGGCGATGTGGTCAACAAGTATGATCCGTTAGCTGAAGTAAATACAGATAAAGTAACAGCAGAAGTACCATCCACTGTATCGGGACGAATCAAGGAGATAGTAGTTCCTGAAGGAGAGACAGTTAGTGTCGGTACCCTGATCCTTCATATAGACGAGGGAACGGAAAGCGCCAGTGAATCAACAGATAATGTAGAAGCAGGCTTGCAAGAATCTGCTACTCCGATGCCGTCTCCAGTTTCAACTGGACCTGTTTCTACGACAAGTGAAACAAAGGGGCAACCTGAAAGGAAACAACGTTATTCTCCTGCAGTGATGCGACTTGCTCAGGATAATAACATTGATCTATCCCTTGTGATTGGTACAGGCCTAGAAGGACGTATTACGCGCAAGGATGTACAAAAGGTAATAGATCAAGGTGGATTACCACAAGCAGCCAATACGAACAAATTAGCAACTACTCCACAGCCTGCTACAATGGCAGTTAGTACACAAGCACCATCTATACCAGTGGCTCAGCAGTCCAATAGTATCAATACAATGACTGCTTCAACATCTAGTCAAGTATCTGTAGCAGCAGGAGACCAGAGCATTCCTGTGACGCCTGTACGTAAAACGATAGCGTCACGTATGGTGCAAAGTAAACATGAATCACCGCACGCATGGATGATGGTTGAGGTGGACGCGACAAATCTAGTTCATTTCCGCAATAGTGTTAAGGATGAATTTAAGAAAAAAGAAGGCGTTTCTTTAACATTCCTGCCATTCTTTATTAAAGCGGTTGTAGAAGCTTTAAAAGAATTTCCTATGCTTAACTCATCATGGGCAGGCGATCAAATTATCGTTCGTAAAAACGTAAATATCTCTATTGCCGTAGCGAGCGAGGATGCTTTATTTGTTCCAGTAATTAAAGATGCTGATCAAAAATCGGTGTACGGTATTGCCAAATCAATTGAAGATTTAGCAAACCGGGCACGAGCAGGTAAATTAACGATGGATGATATGAGCGGCGGGACCTTTACGGTAAACAATACTGGTTCGTTTGGTTCGGTGCTATCACAACCTATCATCAACGCACCACAAGCGGCGATTATGAGCGTGGAATCCATTGTGAAACGTCCAGTGGTTATAAACGATATGATTGCTGTTCGTTCCATGGTTAACTTGTGCCTGTCACTAGATCATCGCGTTCTCGACGGGTTAGTGTGTGGACGATTCCTGCAAAGTGTAAAAGAAAAATTGGAAGCAATTGGCCCAGAAACAAAGGTTTATTAG
- a CDS encoding alpha-ketoacid dehydrogenase subunit beta: MAVISFIDAITMAMKEEMRRDPKVFLLGEDVGVRGGVFRASNGMIEEFGEQRVMDTPLAESAIVGVAIGAAAVGMRPIAEIQFADFILPAVNQIVSEAAKMRYRSNNDWNCPLTVRAPFGGGVHGALYHSQSLEAMFTNVPGLKVVVPSTPYDAKGLLKAAIRDEDPVLFFEHKRCYRLIKGEVPEADYTVPIGKADVKREGDDITVISYGLTLHFALQAAEKLAQEGISAHVLDLRTLYPLDKEAIVEAASKTGKVLIIHEDNKEGGVGGEVAAIIAEHCLFDLDAPIKRLCGPDVPAMPYSPPMEKFFMLSPEKVLEAMRELAHF; this comes from the coding sequence ATGGCAGTCATTTCTTTTATTGATGCAATTACCATGGCGATGAAGGAAGAAATGCGTCGTGATCCCAAGGTATTTCTGTTGGGAGAAGACGTAGGAGTACGCGGAGGGGTATTTCGTGCGTCCAATGGTATGATTGAAGAATTCGGGGAGCAACGTGTTATGGACACTCCTTTAGCTGAATCAGCGATTGTGGGTGTGGCAATTGGAGCAGCAGCCGTAGGTATGCGTCCTATTGCAGAGATACAATTTGCTGATTTCATTTTGCCAGCGGTGAACCAAATTGTTTCCGAGGCCGCTAAAATGCGTTATCGTTCCAATAATGATTGGAATTGCCCACTTACTGTTCGAGCTCCATTTGGTGGTGGCGTACATGGAGCCCTGTACCATTCTCAATCCTTAGAAGCGATGTTTACAAACGTTCCAGGGTTAAAAGTGGTAGTTCCTTCTACCCCATATGATGCGAAAGGTTTATTAAAAGCAGCCATCCGTGACGAAGATCCGGTCTTGTTTTTTGAACATAAGCGTTGCTATCGCTTGATTAAAGGCGAAGTACCAGAAGCAGACTACACAGTACCAATCGGTAAGGCAGATGTAAAGCGAGAAGGAGACGATATTACGGTCATCTCCTATGGACTCACCCTGCATTTTGCTTTGCAAGCAGCGGAAAAGCTTGCTCAAGAAGGGATTTCTGCTCACGTTCTGGACCTGCGTACACTCTATCCGCTAGACAAGGAAGCAATTGTAGAAGCGGCATCTAAAACGGGGAAAGTGTTAATCATCCATGAAGATAATAAAGAAGGCGGAGTTGGTGGCGAAGTAGCAGCTATTATTGCTGAGCATTGTCTATTTGATCTGGATGCGCCCATTAAGCGTCTGTGCGGACCGGATGTACCGGCAATGCCATACAGCCCACCGATGGAAAAGTTCTTTATGTTAAGTCCAGAAAAAGTATTGGAAGCGATGCGTGAATTAGCGCACTTCTAG
- a CDS encoding stalk domain-containing protein, translated as MKQQLKRGAFLLLASTLAITPLVSVPQSTYAAKNLSIDADDTDTEEKTTYTLKFKAGDDLKKGDKITVKFDSDFDLKNVKKSSIEIDGDSIKDLKKSGSKLTITIPSRIDEGDRVEIEIDDVINPDDSGEYDISVDDGDDEAEESIKIGKGKSSSSKSKTEKSAFSVDFGSKYQDEKTSLEISRIDLNDKLDDSKYVEVTFPYSSMLPNRISTSDVELNGYSPKDVEISGRTVKIKPGSKADGDKKLTIKFNKDAGIRTPSSSSSFKVEVDYKNTTYVSKEFELKKGSSSVDSDYSVTLSDSNPGARTSVSMEVKLKDELRGGNDIYVEFPTQDMVPGYIFSTSATINGTAVRSIGVSGRTVTLSTPYNFSSSDRVRIEFKNDAFIKMPTSTGNYDLAVKYRDTTYRSKSFSVTAGGVTPTNPTNPTSPTNPTVPVIPANNSTATVSLSKPNPNAITGMTVGIKALGVGLSTADYIEVVMPTSFRVPTTIPTTAVTVNGTYPSYVGTRGQNLVIYPSVNLPAGQAVSVAVNENAKIQTPGASNIYNVGVYTSAEKNPLFIRQVTVGAQNGISFKVGAASFKTQGKTYPLAVAPYTLNGNTMVPATFVRDGLKVSTTYTKAAATVKHGNTTMTFKVGSNVVNINGKNYTLPSAVQLKNNVPMLPIRTITDNLRFNLAWDNASSSVIIFK; from the coding sequence ATGAAACAACAACTAAAGAGAGGCGCATTCCTACTGCTAGCATCGACTCTAGCAATTACACCTTTGGTCTCTGTTCCGCAGAGTACATACGCAGCGAAGAATCTATCTATTGATGCTGACGACACTGACACAGAAGAGAAAACTACGTACACGCTTAAATTTAAAGCAGGGGACGACCTGAAAAAAGGAGACAAAATCACAGTAAAATTTGATAGTGATTTTGACCTAAAAAATGTTAAAAAGAGTTCCATTGAAATCGATGGAGACTCTATTAAAGATTTAAAGAAAAGTGGTTCAAAATTGACGATCACTATTCCCTCTAGAATTGATGAGGGTGATCGTGTAGAAATCGAAATCGATGATGTCATTAATCCAGATGATAGTGGGGAATATGACATTTCTGTTGACGATGGAGACGATGAAGCAGAAGAAAGCATTAAAATCGGAAAAGGCAAAAGCTCTTCTTCAAAAAGTAAAACGGAGAAAAGTGCCTTTTCCGTTGACTTTGGAAGCAAATATCAAGATGAAAAAACATCTCTTGAAATTTCCCGAATTGATCTAAATGACAAGTTAGATGATTCGAAGTATGTGGAAGTGACATTCCCTTACTCTAGTATGCTACCTAATAGAATTAGCACTAGTGATGTTGAATTAAACGGATATTCACCAAAAGACGTTGAGATCTCTGGTCGAACAGTTAAAATTAAACCTGGCTCCAAAGCAGATGGGGATAAAAAGCTAACAATTAAATTTAACAAGGATGCTGGGATCAGAACTCCTTCTTCCAGTAGCTCTTTTAAAGTAGAAGTCGATTATAAAAATACGACCTACGTTTCAAAAGAGTTTGAATTGAAAAAAGGCTCCTCCTCTGTAGATAGTGATTACAGTGTCACCTTATCAGACAGCAATCCAGGGGCTCGCACAAGTGTGTCCATGGAAGTAAAATTAAAGGATGAGCTTAGAGGCGGCAATGATATTTATGTAGAATTTCCTACCCAAGATATGGTGCCAGGCTATATTTTTAGCACATCTGCAACAATCAATGGAACAGCTGTGAGATCTATTGGCGTTTCAGGGCGTACCGTAACCTTGTCAACACCTTATAACTTCTCTAGTTCAGATCGTGTTCGTATCGAATTTAAGAACGATGCGTTCATTAAAATGCCTACATCAACAGGTAACTACGATCTGGCTGTAAAATATAGAGATACAACTTACCGTTCGAAGTCGTTTTCTGTGACAGCAGGAGGAGTAACACCAACGAATCCGACTAATCCGACAAGCCCGACTAATCCTACGGTTCCTGTAATTCCTGCCAACAACAGCACAGCGACTGTATCACTTAGCAAGCCTAATCCGAATGCCATTACTGGTATGACTGTTGGTATTAAGGCACTAGGCGTTGGTCTTAGCACTGCAGACTATATTGAAGTGGTTATGCCAACATCCTTCCGTGTCCCTACGACCATTCCAACAACAGCAGTGACTGTTAATGGAACATATCCAAGCTATGTTGGTACTCGTGGACAAAACTTGGTTATCTACCCATCGGTTAACCTACCTGCAGGTCAAGCAGTAAGCGTAGCCGTAAATGAAAATGCAAAAATCCAAACACCTGGTGCATCTAACATTTACAATGTAGGCGTATATACTTCTGCAGAAAAAAATCCATTGTTCATCCGCCAAGTAACGGTTGGTGCACAAAACGGGATCAGCTTTAAAGTAGGTGCAGCATCCTTTAAAACCCAAGGAAAAACCTATCCATTGGCTGTAGCTCCTTACACATTGAATGGTAATACCATGGTACCAGCTACCTTTGTGCGTGATGGTTTAAAAGTAAGCACAACATATACAAAAGCAGCCGCTACTGTAAAACATGGAAATACAACGATGACCTTTAAAGTAGGATCAAATGTTGTCAACATCAACGGTAAGAACTATACCTTGCCATCTGCTGTACAATTGAAAAACAATGTACCAATGTTACCAATTCGTACAATCACAGATAACTTGCGCTTCAACCTAGCGTGGGATAACGCTTCTTCCAGCGTCATTATCTTTAAATAA
- a CDS encoding thiamine pyrophosphate-dependent dehydrogenase E1 component subunit alpha: MTKNRHQAVGLTDEQVLEMYRYMLLSRKVDERLWLLNRAGKVPFVISCQGQEAAQVGAAFAFDKEKDYLCPYYRDFGAVMVFGQTARDTLLSAFAKAEDPNSGGRQMPGHFGGKKYRILTGSSPVTTQVPHAVGIALAGRMTGENHAVFTSFGEGSSNQGDFHEAANFAGVHKLPVIFFCENNKYAISVPLKKQLACESVADRAVGYGFPGVSVDGNDPIEVYRVMKEAVDRAKAGEGPTLVEAVTYRLVPHSSDDDDRVYRDRGEVDEAKKQDPIITFAQYLKEVGLLTDESASALSNEVQAIVDEATEYAEQAPYPAPESTLTHVYGS; this comes from the coding sequence ATGACCAAGAATCGTCATCAGGCTGTAGGTTTAACCGATGAGCAAGTGCTGGAAATGTATCGCTACATGCTCTTGTCAAGAAAAGTGGATGAGCGTTTATGGCTGTTAAACCGAGCTGGGAAAGTTCCATTCGTTATTTCCTGCCAAGGTCAAGAAGCTGCTCAAGTTGGGGCTGCTTTTGCCTTTGATAAAGAAAAGGATTATTTATGCCCGTACTATCGGGATTTTGGAGCGGTTATGGTCTTTGGGCAAACAGCTCGCGATACGTTGTTATCTGCTTTTGCAAAAGCTGAAGATCCTAACAGTGGCGGTCGCCAAATGCCTGGTCATTTTGGTGGTAAGAAATACCGTATTTTGACAGGATCGAGCCCGGTTACTACACAGGTACCACATGCTGTAGGAATTGCTTTAGCAGGACGAATGACAGGCGAGAATCATGCTGTCTTCACCTCTTTTGGAGAAGGATCTAGCAACCAAGGCGATTTCCATGAAGCGGCTAACTTCGCAGGCGTTCATAAATTGCCGGTTATTTTCTTCTGTGAAAACAATAAGTATGCCATTTCTGTGCCATTGAAAAAGCAATTGGCTTGCGAAAGCGTGGCAGACCGCGCTGTTGGTTATGGATTCCCAGGGGTTAGCGTAGATGGAAACGACCCAATTGAAGTGTATCGTGTCATGAAGGAAGCGGTTGATCGAGCAAAGGCTGGAGAAGGTCCTACTTTAGTGGAAGCCGTAACCTACCGTCTTGTACCTCATTCAAGTGACGATGATGATCGTGTATATCGGGATCGTGGAGAAGTGGATGAAGCGAAAAAACAAGACCCAATCATTACATTTGCTCAGTATTTAAAAGAGGTAGGCCTCTTAACGGATGAGTCAGCGTCGGCTCTATCTAACGAAGTGCAAGCAATCGTAGATGAAGCAACGGAATACGCCGAACAGGCACCATATCCAGCGCCAGAATCGACTTTGACGCACGTATACGGATCGTAA